Below is a genomic region from Neurospora crassa OR74A linkage group VII, whole genome shotgun sequence.
GCCAACCCAGGCATGTACAGCATCCACCTCATGGAGGGCCGTAGCTCCGACATCTTCACGCTCGACAGCGTCGGCGCCCAAGGCTGGTCCCCCGTCCCCGGCGACGAAACCACCGAGGTCGCCTTGCTGTCTTTCCAGGGCGCCACGCTCTACCCCCGCCTGACCCGCAAGCCAGGCATGGAGCGCGAAGACGTTCTTCAGGACGAGACCACACCCCAAGACGAATCGCTCGTCTCCAAGGGTCTCAAATTCGCCGAGGGCCTCTTTGGAAGCAAGAAGCCCACCGAAAAGTCCGTATCCGAGACCGAACACGCAGAAATCAACATCTTCTCCGTCGCCTCCGGCCATCTGTACGAGCGCATGCTCTCCATCATGATCCTTTCCGTCATGGAGCACACAGACCACTCGGTAAAATTCTGGTTCATCGAGCAGTTTCTCTCCCCCTCATTCAAATCCTTCCTCCCCCACCTGGCCGCCGAATACGGGTTCAAATACGAGATGGTCGCCTACAAATGGCCGCACTGGCTACGGCACCAATCGGAAAAGCAGCGCGAAATCTGGGGCTACAAGATTTTGTTTTTGGACGTCCTCTTCCCCTTGAGCTTGGACAAGGTCATTTTCGTGGACGCGGACCAGGTCGTCCGTACGGACATGTACGACCTCGTCAGCCTCGACCTGGAGGGGGCGCCCTACGGGTTCACGCCCATGTGCGACTCGCGAACCGAAATGGAAGGCTTCCGCTTCTGGAAGACGGGTTACTGGGCCAACTACCTGCGGGGCCAGCCGTACCACATCTCGGCGCTGTACGTGGTTGATCTGCGCCGCTTCAGGGAGCTGGCCGCTGGCGATCGGTTGAGGCAGCAGTATCATACGCTGAGCGCGGACCCGAATAGTCTGGCGAATCTGGACCAGGATCTGCCGAATCATATGCAGTTCCAGATCCCGATCAAGAGTCTGCCGCAGGAGTGGTTGTGGTGCGAGACGTGGTGTTCTGATGAGACGCTGACGAAGGCGAGGACGATTGATTTGTGTAATAATCCAATGACGAAGGAGCCCAAGTtggagagggcgaggaggcaGGTGCCTGAGTGGACGGTTTATGACGAGGAGGTTGCGGCGTTGGCTAAGAGGGTCAGGGagcaggaagaaaagaaggctGGGGAAGTtttggaggggaagaaggttgAGGAGCAAGTGATTGTGGAGGAGAAAcatgaggagaaggagcatGTCATTGATGAGTTGTAGATCTGCAAAGCGAGGTGTCATGGCATGGGTGGGTGTTAGTTAGTCCTGTTAATGTAGCGTGCGCCTATAGTAAGTACATTTGATAGATGATATATAACCTACTTCTCAGGTCCTTCTTACAACCAGCTGAAGGTCATGAACATCAAATACTGCGCTATATAGACAGTAAACCGCCACTGGAGTCTTCACTAACCCCAGCAGCTGATCGAAGGATGAATGCTACTGATAGTTTACGTAGTGTGATGATTGTTACGATGTCTAGCGATATGTGTATTTGTAAATCGTCCCATAACATAACAGACCCGAAACACCAAAACACCGTACGCTACATGATACTTGTTTCTCAGCTGAATCTCACCATCCGACGACACCCAAAACTCCATCAGGCTGCGTTGATTGCACGCACCCTCTTACCCAGCATCCCCACCCTCCtcgaaaagagagagaaagaaaaaagaagaagaaaggacaAACCACCCACTCAATGAGAAATATACTGAAACACAGCACTAACATCCCTCTCCCCAACCTCCTGCCTCAACAAATGATCATGAATGCTCTTCATCCCTCCACTACCACCATTCGGGTCGCCGCCCTTTCCACTCTTACCCGCCGCGTCCTCGCCCTCCCAATGGTTAACAAAGTGATTCCAAGTACTAGTATCGCCATACAACATGGCCTGCGCCTTCATATACTGCCTCCCATCCGGTTTACACCGCTTACACTTGAACGTGTCATGGGTATCGCTCTTGGTCCCGGGTCTATAAGTGAACAGCTCGCGCAGCGAGTCCAGAGAAAAGTGTCTCTCCACATCCTCGGCGCTGTCGACGACGCACGACGACAGGGATTGCTTGTGGCTCTGCCGCTGGAAGATCTTTTCTTCAATGGTACCCGTGGCGATGAAGCGATAGACAAAACAGTCCTTCTTCTGGCCATCACGCCACACACGCGCCAGCGCCTGCTGATCCGCTGCTGGATTCCAGTCCGGGTCGAAGAGGACGAGCCGGTTGGCACCAATCAGGTTGAGGCCGCACCCACCGGCTTTGGAAGAGAGCAAAAAGACAAACTCGTCGCCTTCCGGGTCGTTGAACTTGTCGACAAGTTTTTGGCGTTTGTTGACGTTCATGGTACCGTCTAGTCGGAGACAACCGTATTGCCGGTTGCGGCAGAGACGCTCAAAGAGGTCAAGCGTTTGGGTGTAGTTGCTGATGAGCACAATCTTGTCATTGGTGTCGGCGCGGATGCGGGCGAGCATGCGGTCGAGCACTTGCATCTTTCCGGAGTACCATGGCTTGACGTCGCGGTCACGGCCACGCGCTTCCTTTGGTACGTAGTCTTCTGGCCAGTACTGCTCACAGCCAGGCAGATCGGCCGATAGGTCGAGCAGGTCTGGGTGGTTGCAGAGCTTCTtgaggatgttgatggcCTTGAGAGGTTGAGAGCCCTTGCCGCGCAGGAGAGCTTGGATGTCGGGGGAGGCGACAAAGTAGTTATACAAGTCAAGCTGGAAGGGAGCGAGGTTGCAGAAGACAACGTGCTCGTACTTCACGGGGAGGTACTTGGAAAGAATGTCGTTGGTACGACGAATGATGAACTTGTTGACGATGGCAAGGAGTTCAACCAGGCACTCGTCACCACGCTTCCGCTCAGCTTCCGAGGCGTCAGCATCGCGGCCGCGTAGAATCGGAATCTCGAAGCGTTTGCGGAACTCGAGACGAGTACCGAGGAGATCCGGGTTGGCGAAGCTGATCAGAGCAAAGTACTCTGACAGGTCGTTCTGAATGGGTGTACCCGACAAGATGACCCTCCTCGAAACATTCAGGCTGTTCAAGGCACTGAACGTCTGACTGTCTCCGTTCTTCAGGCGGTGGCCCTCGTCGCAAAGCATCAACCCAATGGGAGTCCCCTTAAGCTCGTCCACATTAAGCCTTAGCGTCTCGTACGAGACAATAATCACCGGTCTCGTCACGGACCGTCCACTGGCAATCGCCCACTGCCGCAGCTGCCTCGTCAACTCCTCCTTCGAGGCCTTTCCATCAATGGCAAAGGGCGTGATAGCGTCCGCGCCCAACCATTTGACCAACTCATTCGCCCAATTCCTGACCAAACTTGATGGACACGCCACAATCGCCTTTTGGATCGTTGACTTTCCAGCATCCGGCGACTGCTTCAACAGCGTCCACAGTAGCGTGATGCACTGCAACGTCTTTCCCAAGCCCATCTCGTCTGCCATGATGCAACCATTCGCCTTCTCATCAATCATGCCCGTCACGCACCGGTACATGAACCGGACACCCTCGATCTGATGCGGCCGCAGCACCTTGGCCAGCCTGGGATCAATGACCACTGGGACACGAGGGTGCTCACCCTCGACTTTCTTCTTGATGCCCAGAATCTCCGCCAGACTCTTGTGCACCAGCGGCGCATCAACCTTGACCTCTggttcttccttcttttcttcaatGGCCTCTGGCGCCGTATCCTTGGGCTTATCATCCACTGTCGGATCATACAGCACAATAGCAAACTCGTCGCACGGGTCATGCAGCGGCTTAGCCACAAAGACGGCGCCCTGTCTCAGGCCGAGCGTGGGTGGGGGGCGGTTTGGGTTGTACGCGGTCGTGTTCTTGTTGATGAGCGGCACGGAGAACGCCTTGCGGAATACCTGCGACTTGTCTTTGACCGCGAACACGGGGAACTTGTTGGCGTCGCGGTTGGCGAGGGCGAGCCGGTCGGCGTTGGTGTAGGGCTTGTCGGcgccatcctcgtcgtcttcgccaCCAGCACCTTTATAATCGATCTTTCTGCGCTTTCGTGCCGGCCGGTCGACGGCTACGGTGCGCGTCGCGGAGCCGGGGCATTTGAACGGCTTGGTGAGTTTGTCGAGGGATTGAGGTGTGGGGAACTTGCTGCGTTGAGTGAGAGCGAGACTGTTGGTGCTGTTGTCCTTGGAGGCGGCCTTGGGTGTTGAGACCATGGATGCTGACCTATCGAGATCCAGAGTGTTACTTAGTAGCCGGATGTTGagagtggtgatgttggtgatCAATGGTAATAGGAATACATGGGGAGGTTACGGTGTCTGCTTACATCTTCGCTGTAAGGAACGGGCTTTGTTACAACGGCCTCGGTAGCTCCCTAGGAACAACGCTAGACCTGTTTCTCTATTTGGGAGTTTTTTTATTTCACGCCCGTCACTCAAAAGAACAACAACCGAAAAATCCGGAAGGCAAATgaggggggaagaaaaaaaaaaccaccgCAAAAAGACTGAGAAGCGGGCTCCAGGCAGGAAGATGGCGATTGGCGCCTGCTTACCTTAACAATGTTGACTAAACACAGACTGGACGCGAAGATCGGAAGGGTGGGGGGCGAATCGCGCCTTCCTCACACGGTATCACATGATCTTGGCTAGCTTTCCCTGTTAAGTAGTTACGTAGGTGACTACGCAGTACTATGCACAGTGTGTGGCCAATCCTAACCCTTGATTGTTCGTCTCCACTTTTGCATCATCCACAGTTTCGTCTGATTGGTCACTGTTTGTCACACCTAACAatgccgtcgtcgtcgttctaTGTTGAGGGCATTCGCAAATGCTCCTCAGTGAGACCTATGGTCCAGACCGACAAGTGCCAGGAAGGTATTAAATATGTATTCTCAAGTCGTAAGCACCCCAGAAAGTAACGATAGACAGAATTTGTCGTGCATGCATGCTCGCTTGCTCTATGCCATGGTATAACGTAAAGgaagtgtgtgtgtgtgtgtgtttgtggTGTTTAGCGATAAAAGATCCCCGTCCCCATAAAGTCACGCTTGTCATCTTCGCCAAAATCTACCTTGAACGCCTTTGgcccctctttctctttctttcccaaGCTCTTCACGACATACcatatcatccatccattatGTTGTCCCTTAGCCCTTGACCTCCCTTTCCAGCGACGCATCCATGACCTCACCAGGTGAAGGTTCGCCTTCTCCATCACTGTCAACCACATCCTCACCCCTTGCCGCGCGTCTCGCGTTCTCCCTTTCACGGTAAATCTCCGACCTCCTGATATCTGCCTCGCGCAGGCTGTCTACATACGTCCTGTACTTCACAATCTCGTTGAGGAGATGCtggctcttcttctcccagtTGGTCATCGCCTTGGCCGCGTTCACTGATCGAGGCGAGAATGCCAGAAGCATAGGACTCCTGAGCGAATTATGCTTTTGGAAATCTTCTTCAAGACTCCTGACGTAGGCGATGAGATGCCCAAACTGTTCACGCTCCGAAAGGGTGCTGGGCCGGAGGGACTGCGAGGGCGGTGTCCACTCGGCAATGTGAATCTTATCGCCTGGTAGCttcgaggacgatgatgcgTGGTTGGGACGGGGGAGTGCGCCGGGGCCGCTGAATGTGACACCGAGGGCGCCGCTGCTGGCCGAGCTTCCCGGCCGACCAAAGTCGAAAGAAGAGCTTCTAACACTGCGTCGACTATGGAGCGAGGCACGGCTGCCAGAGATCGTGCTGGAAACCGCCATCGCTGCCATTGCCGATGCCGCGTTTGCTGCGCTGCCAGGGCGTGAATGGCCCTTGTAGTTGCTGCTGACGCTGTTGCTAGCAGGACGCCCGGTAgttccaccgccgccgccgccgccgccacctgTGTTGTTCAGGTCGCCATTACTTTGGATGCCAGACACCCGGGTCGAGTTGATGACCGCATCACTCCAGCCGTATTCGATATTGGAGACACCGCCTATCATGGGATGGGTGCTTGACCGCGCGCTCCAATAGTTGGCTGTAGTCACAAATTCCCTGCAAATCTCGGCCGTTCCGACCTGGAACAAATGGAGCGCCCCATTAGGTAACGACAAACACCAGACGTGCGGACGGGCTCGCGAATAGCCTGGTGGCGGCATAATCGTCGCCAGTGTCTGGCGCAGCGAAAACGTGCCCACTTTTACCGCATTGTCTTGCCAGttgccaccaccaacaactccTCCCTTTGGTGCGTTACTGCGCATTCCCCTTTTCCTGCTCGTTGATTTGtttggagagaaggagaacaagCTTAGCTGTCCCTTTTGGATGACTGCAAAAACCTCGTTCCATGTACGTTCCTTGGACCGTTTGTCGACGGTTTCCATGTGGTGTTTGTGCGTAACAATACCCTCCTTGACCCATGGAGGACCGGCTAATTCCAGGGACTCGTCTTCCAGCAGCTCCCCGGCGTTGAAATCCTCCGTCTTGCTGATCGCGAGATCAAGTGTGTTGTCTTCGCGTATGATGGCCTGACTAAGCGCATTTGCAAACCCAATCGATTGTTGATAGTCGCCACGGAAGGAGGAACCAAAAGAGTCCATGGACATGGTCGTGTGGGTCCTACCCAGCGACGCTTTGCTCCAGGTCGCCGAGGATTCGGTGGGGCTCCAAAGTGAGTTCCCGTCGTCAAAGCTAGTCCGGCTCGAATTAAAGCTAGTTCCAAAGCCTCTTGGCCTCGACCGACTCTTTGAGTTCCATCTGGATGAATTCGCCTTGGGCCCTTCGGGAATCCTACCCCGAGTGGAAGCCATACCCTCCGATGGCGCTTTACTCAGTACACTAGGGCTCCGCTTGAGCACACCCATAACCGATAAGCTGCCTTGGGCGGTTGTTGAGAGACCCGTCGTATTGGTGGCACCGCCAAATAACGGTAGGCTTTCGTCGCGGATGGATGAGTAGATGTCTTTGAGGACTGCTTCGACCTGCGATTCCCATCCCTTCAAGGGCCCATCAAAGGGCGCTCTTACGAGAGGTCCGCAACTGTCAGCGGTAGACGAATCTGTTATTGTACCAAAGCCGGACGTCGGCCGTGCTGGCGGCTTGAAAGAATGTCTGAAACTGTGTTTGTTGTCTTCACTAGAGTTGCGACGGTTGCCCTCAACGCCAAGACTGGCACCTTTGCCAGGTAGAATACTGGGACGTTCAAATGCTTCTGGATTCGAATCCTCGAGTGCCTGTCGGATCGTGGTCATGGTGTTCTTGATGAACTGGCT
It encodes:
- the mus-25 gene encoding DNA repair and recombination protein RAD54 — its product is MSASMVSTPKAASKDNSTNSLALTQRSKFPTPQSLDKLTKPFKCPGSATRTVAVDRPARKRRKIDYKGAGGEDDEDGADKPYTNADRLALANRDANKFPVFAVKDKSQVFRKAFSVPLINKNTTAYNPNRPPPTLGLRQGAVFVAKPLHDPCDEFAIVLYDPTVDDKPKDTAPEAIEEKKEEPEVKVDAPLVHKSLAEILGIKKKVEGEHPRVPVVIDPRLAKVLRPHQIEGVRFMYRCVTGMIDEKANGCIMADEMGLGKTLQCITLLWTLLKQSPDAGKSTIQKAIVACPSSLVRNWANELVKWLGADAITPFAIDGKASKEELTRQLRQWAIASGRSVTRPVIIVSYETLRLNVDELKGTPIGLMLCDEGHRLKNGDSQTFSALNSLNVSRRVILSGTPIQNDLSEYFALISFANPDLLGTRLEFRKRFEIPILRGRDADASEAERKRGDECLVELLAIVNKFIIRRTNDILSKYLPVKYEHVVFCNLAPFQLDLYNYFVASPDIQALLRGKGSQPLKAINILKKLCNHPDLLDLSADLPGCEQYWPEDYVPKEARGRDRDVKPWYSGKMQVLDRMLARIRADTNDKIVLISNYTQTLDLFERLCRNRQYGCLRLDGTMNVNKRQKLVDKFNDPEGDEFVFLLSSKAGGCGLNLIGANRLVLFDPDWNPAADQQALARVWRDGQKKDCFVYRFIATGTIEEKIFQRQSHKQSLSSCVVDSAEDVERHFSLDSLRELFTYRPGTKSDTHDTFKCKRCKPDGRQYMKAQAMLYGDTSTWNHFVNHWEGEDAAGKSGKGGDPNGGSGGMKSIHDHLLRQEVGERDVSAVFQYISH